The following is a genomic window from Thermodesulfobacteriota bacterium.
CCCTTCGGTCATCCCATAATGGTCTTCCATCCTAAAGGGTCAGAAGATCGGACAAGGGGATACCTATGCCTTATGACCCCCAGGATCATTTCAACACCGTTTTAGAAGGGCTTGCCTACGAAGTCAACATGGCAATCAAGCCTTTCAAGGAGGCGGCAGGAATCCCCAACCCTGGGGAGCCCCCCCCACCCCCTCAGCATCCCCTCAGGACGGCCCAGCAAGTTGCGAGTGGGGTTATGGGTATGGTCAATCTTCCCCTCACATTGATGAATACAGGTTTTGCCTTGTTAACCGATCCGATCGCTCAACTGGTCCCCGCCTTCCAACCCGCTGCCACGATGGGATCTCTGTATTTGGGCATTCCCCATCCTCATGCCCACCCCCCCAGTTTGGTTCCCCCGGCCCCACCCATACCAATGCCGAGTTTCGGTCCGGTCCTCGTAGGAAATTGTGTCACCGTCTTGATCGAGGGCAGACCCGCAGCCCGTGCGGGGGATCTGGGATTTGCGGTCAGTTGTTGTGGTTTTGTCCCCGTTTTCGAAATCTTTACCGGTTCCTCCAATACCTTCATCGGAGGAACAAGGGCTGCCCGGGTGGGAGATATCTGCCGGGAATGTCAACCGGCGGCCGCAGGATGGGCGCGAGCCGTGGCTGCTGGAATGGCCCTTGCCTCACAAACCGTTTCAGCCCTTGGGGTGGCCGCAGATACGGCAGAGGCCATTGCCGAGAGCGATGCCGCCATGGCGGCTGCCAAAACGATCTCGGCCTCCGCACAGGCAGCCCAAATGGCTACAGATGCAGCCGCCTTCGCCTTGAGCCAAGCCATGGGAAAAGACCCAGCATTGATCCCGGCTCCAGGCTTCCTCATCTCCTTCTACCCCAGTGTCCAGATCGGGGGCTTTCCCATGATCAATTTTCCAAACCCTTCGGCCAAGCTTCTGGAAAAACTGGGTAGACTCAGGAGAAGGAAGAATCCTTCTGAAACAGGAGACCAAAAAGCAGGCGCTTCTTCATGCCCCTTATAGTGAGGGAAGAGCCCACCGTTCGGTTTTAAAGATGGATGACTCCCTAAGAGTGGTAAGCGATCCGGTCGATGTCATCACCGGGGCCAATACCGATATCCAAGTGGACTTCAAGTTGGAAGGTCCCCTCCCTTTCGAATGGCGACGCTACTATGATAGTTCTAAGAAATTAAAGCCCGGCCCACTCGGATGGGGCCATACCCACGAGTATGATCACTGGCTCCAATTTGATGTCGACGGGATGCGTTATACAAAACC
Proteins encoded in this region:
- a CDS encoding PAAR domain-containing protein: MPYDPQDHFNTVLEGLAYEVNMAIKPFKEAAGIPNPGEPPPPPQHPLRTAQQVASGVMGMVNLPLTLMNTGFALLTDPIAQLVPAFQPAATMGSLYLGIPHPHAHPPSLVPPAPPIPMPSFGPVLVGNCVTVLIEGRPAARAGDLGFAVSCCGFVPVFEIFTGSSNTFIGGTRAARVGDICRECQPAAAGWARAVAAGMALASQTVSALGVAADTAEAIAESDAAMAAAKTISASAQAAQMATDAAAFALSQAMGKDPALIPAPGFLISFYPSVQIGGFPMINFPNPSAKLLEKLGRLRRRKNPSETGDQKAGASSCPL